From the genome of Geobacter sp. SVR, one region includes:
- a CDS encoding AzlD family protein, translated as MLPAIDSQVLAAVGLAALATYALRLGGLLLASRFPRTGRFRQGMDALPGAMLFALVLPSMVSEGMWGIVAGVVTAVVMLRTRNSLLAMLAGMLVIFVSRNMG; from the coding sequence ATGCTTCCGGCAATTGATTCGCAGGTTCTGGCTGCGGTGGGACTGGCTGCGCTGGCAACCTATGCGTTGCGGCTGGGGGGGCTGCTGCTGGCCTCGCGCTTCCCCCGCACCGGGCGGTTCCGTCAGGGGATGGATGCGCTTCCGGGGGCCATGCTGTTCGCGTTGGTGCTGCCCTCAATGGTGTCGGAAGGTATGTGGGGAATTGTGGCCGGGGTAGTAACGGCGGTGGTCATGCTGCGCACCCGCAATTCGCTGCTGGCCATGCTGGCGGGAATGCTGGTGATCTTCGTGTCGCGGAACATGGGCTGA
- a CDS encoding diaminopimelate decarboxylase produces MTMKHFGPTKLEATLIPQIARQWGTPVYLHDQEYIENSCEQLLGMPNAYGLHVRYAMKANSDRTVLRVVTNKGLDLDCSSMDEAARAHAAGVPYSRMMLTTQEVPSGEERAELEEMIRAGLKYNVCSMTQFQLIADFATSNKIDLSIRVHPGAAGGGESTTRDTGSEYSCFGVHLNDVPTVKARADELGLRFTQVHVHIGSGGDPEKWRENIDRELGFVRDYFPDATTVSFGGGLKVARMPGEKQADIASLGAYAMQRIQEFKAATGRELQMEIEPGTFVVANSGHIVTRIIDKKLTNEMNFLIVDGGMELLTRPLLYGSEHPIAIVRQDGTLLSSEYDQTPAEGLKPFGIVGRCCESGDSVRLDKEGNIVPLLIAEPEIGDYVVIGGTGAYSESMSPENYNSHRKPGAVMKTRSGELVQIRKKQVREQLTQNELDVKL; encoded by the coding sequence ATGACAATGAAACACTTTGGTCCGACCAAACTGGAGGCAACGCTCATCCCGCAGATAGCGCGGCAGTGGGGAACACCGGTCTATCTGCATGATCAGGAATACATCGAAAACAGCTGTGAGCAGCTGCTGGGCATGCCGAATGCGTACGGTCTGCATGTGCGCTACGCCATGAAGGCAAACTCGGACCGCACCGTGCTGCGTGTCGTTACCAACAAGGGGCTGGACCTGGATTGCTCCTCCATGGATGAAGCGGCCCGTGCCCATGCGGCCGGGGTTCCCTACAGCCGGATGATGCTGACCACCCAGGAGGTGCCTTCCGGTGAGGAGCGCGCAGAGCTGGAAGAGATGATCCGGGCCGGGCTGAAGTATAATGTCTGCTCCATGACGCAGTTTCAGCTGATCGCCGACTTCGCCACAAGCAACAAGATCGACCTGTCCATCAGGGTCCATCCGGGAGCAGCCGGCGGCGGCGAAAGCACCACCCGCGATACCGGCAGCGAATATTCCTGCTTCGGCGTGCACCTGAACGATGTCCCCACGGTGAAGGCCCGGGCTGACGAACTGGGGCTACGCTTTACCCAGGTACATGTCCATATCGGTTCCGGAGGGGACCCGGAAAAATGGCGCGAGAACATCGACCGCGAACTGGGCTTTGTGCGCGACTATTTCCCGGATGCCACTACCGTGAGCTTCGGCGGCGGTCTCAAGGTAGCAAGGATGCCGGGCGAGAAACAGGCCGACATCGCGTCGCTGGGCGCCTATGCCATGCAGCGCATCCAGGAATTCAAGGCGGCCACCGGACGCGAACTGCAGATGGAGATCGAGCCGGGCACCTTTGTGGTGGCCAACTCGGGCCATATTGTCACCAGGATCATCGACAAGAAACTGACCAACGAGATGAACTTCCTGATCGTCGATGGCGGCATGGAGCTCTTGACCCGCCCGCTGCTGTACGGTTCCGAGCATCCCATCGCCATCGTACGCCAGGACGGCACGCTGCTCTCCAGCGAGTATGACCAGACGCCGGCTGAAGGACTGAAGCCGTTCGGGATCGTGGGGCGCTGCTGCGAAAGCGGCGACTCGGTGCGTCTCGACAAAGAGGGCAACATCGTGCCGCTGCTGATCGCCGAGCCGGAAATCGGCGACTATGTCGTCATCGGCGGCACAGGTGCCTATTCCGAGAGCATGTCGCCGGAAAACTACAACTCGCACCGCAAGCCGGGAGCGGTCATGAAGACCCGCAGTGGCGAGCTGGTGCAGATCAGGAAGAAGCAGGTGCGCGAGCAGCTGACACAGAACGAGCTGGATGTGAAACTGTAA
- a CDS encoding Hsp70 family protein gives MQIVFGIDFGTTNSALSVFRNGTVEMLTVDGSDRAGELMRSVLFFNEDNEIFAGQEAIRQYVSDGADGRFMQSIKTFLPNTSFDSTEIFGKRYGIDDLVAIILRKIKARGEEHVGCPVDSVVLGRPVVFSTDPDKDAVAEQRLEKAARKAGFKNIWFQYEPVAAAMAYEDSLEAGQERIVFIGDFGGGTSDFSVIRVKGGDFSRSNRRSDVLSLGGVYVAGDKFDSQVMWDKVACHFGRHARYKAMGKDEWVNVPRSIIYTLCQWHRIPMLRARKTREHIRLIKETTDSRQAIENLENIISDNYGFFLFQAIEKAKCELSERDHSLISFVERDLRVSERIGKVEFETLNADNFQQIADCIDDVITRSGLLPTQIDTVFLTGGTSRIPHIRMLFAERFGQDKLENRDAFTSVAHGLGSSVPLFV, from the coding sequence GTGCAGATAGTATTCGGTATTGATTTTGGCACCACCAATTCGGCTCTTTCAGTATTCAGAAACGGTACGGTTGAGATGCTTACCGTTGACGGCAGTGACCGTGCCGGGGAACTGATGCGTTCCGTACTCTTTTTCAACGAGGATAACGAGATCTTTGCCGGGCAGGAGGCCATTCGCCAGTATGTAAGCGACGGGGCGGACGGACGGTTCATGCAGTCCATCAAAACATTCCTGCCGAACACCAGTTTCGACAGCACCGAGATTTTCGGCAAGCGCTATGGCATTGACGATCTGGTGGCAATCATCCTCAGGAAGATCAAGGCACGGGGAGAGGAACATGTGGGATGCCCAGTGGACAGTGTTGTCCTGGGGCGGCCGGTGGTCTTTTCGACAGATCCCGACAAGGACGCAGTTGCTGAACAGCGCTTGGAAAAGGCTGCCCGCAAGGCCGGTTTCAAGAATATCTGGTTCCAGTATGAACCGGTGGCGGCGGCGATGGCGTATGAAGATTCATTGGAGGCCGGACAGGAGCGGATCGTCTTCATCGGTGATTTCGGCGGCGGTACCTCCGACTTCTCGGTGATCCGCGTCAAAGGCGGTGATTTTTCCCGCTCCAACCGGCGCAGTGACGTGCTCTCACTGGGCGGCGTCTATGTGGCGGGGGACAAGTTCGATTCGCAGGTCATGTGGGACAAGGTAGCCTGCCATTTCGGGCGTCATGCCCGCTATAAAGCCATGGGCAAGGATGAGTGGGTCAATGTCCCCAGGAGCATCATTTACACCCTCTGCCAGTGGCATCGCATCCCGATGTTGCGGGCACGCAAGACCCGTGAACATATCCGGCTGATCAAGGAAACGACCGATAGCCGCCAGGCCATCGAGAATCTGGAGAACATCATCTCCGACAATTATGGTTTTTTCCTGTTTCAGGCTATTGAAAAAGCCAAGTGTGAACTGTCCGAACGGGATCATTCCCTGATCAGTTTTGTGGAGCGGGATCTGCGCGTCAGCGAGCGGATCGGCAAGGTAGAGTTTGAGACGCTCAACGCGGATAATTTCCAGCAGATAGCCGACTGCATCGATGACGTCATCACGCGGTCCGGCTTGCTTCCGACACAGATCGATACGGTTTTCCTGACCGGAGGAACCTCACGGATCCCGCATATCCGGATGCTGTTTGCCGAACGGTTCGGCCAGGACAAGCTGGAAAACCGGGACGCCTTTACCAGCGTCGCCCATGGCCTGGGATCGAGCGTGCCGCTGTTTGTCTGA
- a CDS encoding helix-turn-helix domain-containing protein, with amino-acid sequence MGSKQTTDNRLIYREKAYKCAIDVTLAVVGGKWKTAILWHLAPETLRFSDLQRIFPDTTRKMLTQQLRELEADGLVHREVYPQVPPKVEYSLTDKGRSIYPILEMMCEWGRQYAAG; translated from the coding sequence ATGGGCAGCAAGCAGACAACTGACAATCGTTTGATCTACCGGGAGAAGGCGTACAAATGCGCCATCGACGTCACGCTGGCGGTGGTGGGGGGCAAGTGGAAGACCGCCATCCTCTGGCACCTGGCACCGGAGACGCTACGCTTTTCCGATCTGCAGAGGATCTTTCCCGACACGACCCGCAAGATGCTGACCCAACAGCTGCGGGAACTTGAGGCCGACGGCCTGGTGCACCGGGAGGTCTATCCCCAGGTACCCCCGAAGGTGGAATATTCGCTGACGGACAAAGGGCGGAGCATCTACCCGATCCTGGAGATGATGTGCGAATGGGGACGCCAGTACGCCGCCGGATGA
- a CDS encoding flavodoxin family protein translates to MKVVAFNGSPNKEGNTWHALKIVTAALEQEGIETEIVHVGNKAVRGCVACYQCVKNKNEQCVLPGDPVNEWIQKMKQADGIILGTPVHYSAIGGTMKSFLDRAFFVTGVNDSMLRHKVGAAVVAVRRSGGVPTFDQLNNFLNYAEMLLPTSNYWNVIHGRTPGEVVQDLEGVQIMRVLGKNMAWLMKLVEHGKGAVAPPEREAKTFFSFIH, encoded by the coding sequence ATGAAGGTCGTGGCATTTAACGGCAGCCCCAACAAGGAGGGCAACACGTGGCATGCGCTGAAGATAGTGACTGCGGCACTGGAGCAGGAGGGGATTGAAACCGAGATCGTCCACGTCGGCAACAAGGCCGTCAGAGGCTGCGTTGCCTGCTACCAGTGCGTCAAGAACAAAAACGAGCAGTGCGTACTCCCCGGCGATCCGGTCAACGAGTGGATTCAGAAGATGAAACAGGCGGACGGCATCATCCTCGGCACCCCGGTACACTACTCCGCCATCGGCGGGACCATGAAATCGTTCCTGGATCGCGCCTTCTTCGTCACCGGCGTCAATGACAGTATGCTCCGCCACAAGGTCGGCGCCGCGGTGGTTGCGGTGCGGCGCTCCGGTGGAGTGCCGACCTTCGACCAGTTGAACAACTTCCTGAATTATGCCGAGATGCTGCTGCCGACCTCCAACTATTGGAACGTGATCCATGGCAGAACGCCGGGAGAAGTGGTCCAGGACCTGGAGGGGGTACAAATCATGCGGGTGCTGGGCAAAAACATGGCCTGGCTGATGAAACTGGTGGAGCATGGCAAGGGGGCCGTCGCCCCGCCGGAACGCGAGGCCAAAACCTTCTTCAGCTTTATCCACTAG
- a CDS encoding type 1 glutamine amidotransferase domain-containing protein: MFPGPVRAESERILMVVTSADTIRPGKPTGLWLEEFAVPYLKFKGAGYDVTVASIKGGAAPVDPRSQDDAAKVKQWEDAVQVLQGTIPLDRVKSDPFAAIFLPGGHGTMFDLPGNRHLKELLQQFSAGDKVIAAVCHGPAGLVGATGKDGKPLVAGKSMTAFTDDEERAVALDKEMPFLLETKLREAGAKFVVGGKWASHVEVDGKLVTGQNPASSASTAEAVIHLLSR; encoded by the coding sequence ATGTTCCCAGGCCCCGTCCGGGCCGAATCAGAACGGATTCTGATGGTTGTCACAAGCGCTGACACGATCCGGCCGGGAAAGCCGACCGGCCTCTGGCTGGAGGAGTTTGCCGTCCCTTATCTGAAATTCAAGGGCGCAGGCTATGACGTGACGGTTGCCAGCATCAAAGGGGGAGCGGCTCCGGTCGATCCCCGCAGCCAGGACGATGCAGCCAAGGTGAAACAGTGGGAGGATGCTGTTCAGGTGCTGCAGGGAACGATCCCGCTTGACCGGGTGAAATCCGATCCATTCGCCGCCATCTTTCTGCCCGGCGGACACGGCACCATGTTCGACCTCCCCGGCAACCGGCACCTCAAGGAGCTCCTACAGCAGTTCAGTGCGGGGGACAAGGTGATTGCCGCCGTCTGCCACGGCCCGGCCGGGCTGGTAGGGGCAACAGGCAAGGACGGCAAACCTTTGGTGGCCGGCAAAAGCATGACCGCCTTTACCGACGATGAGGAAAGAGCCGTCGCTCTTGACAAAGAGATGCCGTTCCTGCTGGAAACGAAACTGCGGGAAGCGGGCGCGAAGTTTGTGGTGGGGGGAAAATGGGCGTCCCATGTGGAAGTCGATGGGAAGCTGGTCACCGGCCAGAACCCGGCCTCCAGCGCCTCGACGGCGGAAGCGGTGATACACCTGCTGTCACGATAG
- a CDS encoding alpha/beta fold hydrolase, with amino-acid sequence MRYLIYLFLAVLSLAASGTARAENAASGYGVELEGFPYPYAVQRFRFPSQGQDLQMGYMDVQPAGKPNGHTVVLMHGKNFCGATWEATISALSGAGYRVVVPDQIGFCTSTKPEHYQYSFQQLAANTMALLKRVGVSRAILIGHSTGGMIGTRFALMYPEAVEKLVMVNPIGLEDWKALGVPGRTVDQWYERELKLSADGVRQYEKSVYYQGRWKAEYERWVDMLAGLNRGPGHKLVAWNSALIYDMIYTQPVVYEFPLLKVPTVLMLGDADTTAIGSDIAPPEVKARIGRYKLLGKEVIKTIPHGRLVEFPGFGHAPQIEDPSMFHKALLAELGRTDK; translated from the coding sequence ATGCGGTATTTGATCTATCTATTCCTGGCGGTTCTGTCACTCGCCGCTTCCGGCACTGCCCGCGCAGAAAACGCTGCCTCCGGCTATGGGGTTGAACTCGAGGGGTTTCCCTATCCTTACGCAGTACAGCGTTTCCGGTTTCCATCGCAGGGGCAGGATCTTCAGATGGGATACATGGATGTACAACCTGCGGGAAAGCCCAATGGGCACACCGTGGTGTTGATGCATGGAAAGAATTTTTGCGGCGCCACCTGGGAAGCTACGATTTCGGCGCTGTCCGGCGCAGGATATCGGGTAGTCGTTCCCGACCAGATCGGCTTCTGTACCTCGACCAAGCCCGAGCATTACCAATACAGCTTCCAGCAGCTTGCTGCCAACACCATGGCATTGTTGAAGCGGGTGGGCGTATCTCGCGCCATACTCATCGGGCACTCGACCGGCGGCATGATTGGGACCCGTTTTGCCCTGATGTATCCGGAAGCCGTGGAAAAGCTGGTCATGGTCAACCCCATCGGGCTGGAAGACTGGAAAGCACTGGGCGTGCCAGGCAGGACCGTGGACCAATGGTATGAGCGGGAGTTGAAGCTTTCGGCTGACGGGGTGCGCCAATACGAGAAGTCCGTTTATTATCAGGGACGCTGGAAAGCGGAATACGAGCGCTGGGTCGACATGCTGGCAGGTCTCAACCGGGGGCCGGGGCACAAACTGGTTGCCTGGAATTCGGCGCTCATCTACGACATGATTTATACCCAGCCGGTCGTGTATGAATTCCCGCTGTTGAAAGTGCCCACCGTCCTGATGCTCGGCGATGCCGATACCACCGCAATCGGCAGTGACATCGCTCCCCCGGAGGTGAAGGCAAGGATCGGCCGCTATAAGCTGCTGGGCAAGGAAGTCATCAAAACCATTCCGCACGGCCGCTTGGTTGAATTTCCCGGTTTTGGACATGCGCCGCAGATT